One Chloroflexota bacterium DNA segment encodes these proteins:
- a CDS encoding ABC transporter permease codes for MTFGDILRTAWSNLTRRKVRTSLTSLGVTVGIFTIVVMLSLGVGVQRVIQQQFDAIGLENVVVQPRDAERNPYTRYVRPEREVVISPAKIAEWQQRPDIVSVTPIVDVNESISKRLVLPGDATATIAVGVDPGVGINNPFETPPTALAGVLRPTKDGEIVISQRALRRLGLTAEVNNLIGQEVQLVMETPRGESQTFDYTLVGVSSADNNLVALTPNDSIALKAWWFNEPDLLATEGYDYALIRAKDLNVARQLTNELRTQRFRVQSVETVLELASKIFLVINIMLGSVGGLALFVATIGIMNTMIMAIYERTREIGTLKAIGASRGNIRTLFMTEAGMIGFFGGVVGLLGGWGTGRVLNRFALAYLEQEQVPIRGDFFYIPPWLIALALGFGLVVGIIAGLYPAARAARLDPIKALRHE; via the coding sequence ATGACATTTGGCGATATTTTACGCACTGCTTGGAGCAATTTAACCCGCCGCAAAGTCCGTACTTCGTTAACCTCGCTAGGCGTGACGGTTGGGATTTTCACGATTGTGGTCATGCTTTCGCTGGGGGTCGGGGTTCAGCGAGTTATTCAGCAACAATTCGATGCCATCGGGCTAGAAAATGTCGTTGTTCAGCCACGTGATGCCGAGCGCAATCCCTATACACGCTATGTGCGCCCCGAACGGGAAGTGGTAATTTCGCCTGCCAAAATTGCCGAGTGGCAGCAACGCCCCGATATTGTCAGCGTTACCCCAATCGTCGATGTCAACGAATCGATCTCGAAACGGTTGGTGCTACCTGGCGATGCGACCGCAACAATTGCAGTTGGGGTTGATCCTGGGGTTGGCATCAATAATCCCTTTGAAACGCCGCCAACCGCCTTGGCTGGTGTGTTGCGCCCCACCAAAGATGGCGAGATTGTGATTTCGCAGCGAGCATTGCGCCGTTTGGGCCTCACTGCTGAAGTTAATAATCTGATTGGACAAGAAGTGCAGTTGGTGATGGAAACCCCGCGCGGCGAATCGCAAACCTTTGATTATACGCTTGTGGGTGTTTCGAGCGCTGATAATAATTTGGTTGCATTAACCCCCAACGATAGCATAGCCCTCAAGGCTTGGTGGTTTAACGAGCCAGATTTGTTGGCAACCGAAGGCTACGATTATGCCTTGATTCGCGCCAAAGATTTGAATGTAGCCCGTCAATTGACCAATGAACTACGAACCCAGCGCTTTCGGGTGCAATCAGTTGAAACTGTACTCGAATTGGCCTCGAAAATTTTCTTGGTGATCAATATTATGCTTGGCTCGGTTGGTGGCTTGGCGCTGTTCGTCGCCACAATCGGGATTATGAACACCATGATTATGGCGATTTATGAGCGGACTCGTGAAATTGGTACGCTCAAGGCCATCGGTGCTTCGCGCGGCAATATTCGCACGCTCTTTATGACTGAGGCTGGCATGATTGGCTTCTTTGGGGGAGTTGTCGGGTTACTGGGTGGTTGGGGTACGGGCCGCGTACTCAATCGCTTTGCCCTCGCCTACCTCGAACAAGAACAAGTGCCAATTCGCGGCGATTTCTTCTATATTCCACCGTGGCTGATTGCGCTAGCGCTGGGCTTTGGCTTGGTGGTCGGGATTATTGCAGGCTTGTATCCCGCCGCTCGGGCCGCCCGACTTGACCCAATCAAGGCGCTGCGTCACGAATAA
- a CDS encoding SGNH/GDSL hydrolase family protein yields MHYQNMLCIGDSQTFGARSYGCYPLHLAQMLTQRTPYQWRTINRSVNGYTARNLWFKLNEEIDTISDTYQSCVLIGTNDVGNNTPIDLFEEYYRQIIRTLLIKGHKAVFCGEIPPIYADGHIFFTKETLERRKQYNAVVGKVVAEFSKAIWVPMVGLNRECYVDPVHFNEDGNRRVAESFCEVIVNL; encoded by the coding sequence ATGCATTATCAAAATATGTTGTGTATTGGCGATAGCCAAACCTTTGGTGCCCGTTCGTATGGCTGTTATCCCTTACATTTGGCTCAAATGTTAACTCAGCGCACACCCTATCAATGGCGCACGATTAATCGCAGTGTCAATGGCTATACTGCACGCAACTTGTGGTTTAAGCTCAACGAAGAAATTGATACGATTAGCGATACCTATCAATCATGTGTGTTGATTGGTACAAATGATGTCGGTAATAATACCCCAATCGATCTTTTTGAAGAATATTATCGCCAAATTATTCGCACCCTCTTGATTAAAGGCCACAAAGCAGTTTTTTGTGGCGAGATTCCGCCAATCTATGCTGATGGGCATATTTTCTTCACCAAAGAAACCCTCGAACGCCGCAAACAATACAATGCGGTAGTCGGCAAAGTGGTTGCTGAATTTAGCAAAGCCATTTGGGTTCCGATGGTTGGCTTAAATCGCGAATGTTATGTTGACCCAGTGCACTTCAACGAAGATGGCAATCGGCGCGTCGCCGAATCATTCTGTGAGGTCATTGTAAATTTATGA
- the wecB gene encoding UDP-N-acetylglucosamine 2-epimerase (non-hydrolyzing) translates to MKIGIVLGTRPEVMKNYAIVQALRAADVPFVVLHTNQHHDHLLQTAIFGQMGYMPDEVFPGNYSIGAAIDWVREQIRRHDIDLILVNGDTAAALVGAIAAVYSDVGLAHVEAGLRAFDKRMYEERNRIMVDGAAHYLFSYTQYQADYLAKIPDLRGRIFNIGNTTVDLIHDFAHELTPRRTDTYAYITLHRKEFTDSRELMQQVFSTINELAQEFDAMIFPMHPRTRAAMEHYGLSMDLLSRVQVLDPVEPFESLAYEKYANIIITDSGCIQEEAYIFGVPCVTVRDNTERPETIDSGANVVTGFEPATIIAAVRNQRAKKGQQFAPVYGERGVGQRIVETLQTHFRSWSDY, encoded by the coding sequence ATGAAAATTGGGATTGTGCTTGGCACGCGGCCTGAGGTGATGAAAAATTATGCGATTGTGCAAGCCTTACGCGCGGCTGATGTGCCATTTGTGGTGCTTCATACCAATCAGCATCATGATCATTTGCTGCAAACCGCGATTTTTGGCCAAATGGGCTACATGCCCGACGAGGTTTTTCCTGGCAACTACAGCATCGGCGCAGCGATCGATTGGGTGCGTGAGCAAATTCGCCGCCATGACATCGACTTGATTTTGGTCAATGGCGATACTGCGGCGGCCTTGGTTGGAGCGATCGCGGCAGTCTACTCCGATGTTGGTTTAGCCCATGTCGAAGCAGGCCTGCGGGCCTTCGATAAACGCATGTATGAAGAGCGCAATCGAATTATGGTCGATGGTGCGGCGCATTATTTGTTCTCATACACTCAATATCAAGCCGATTATTTGGCTAAAATTCCCGATTTGCGTGGGCGAATTTTCAATATTGGCAATACGACGGTTGACTTGATTCATGATTTTGCCCATGAACTCACGCCACGCCGCACCGATACCTATGCCTACATCACCTTGCATCGCAAAGAATTTACCGATAGCCGCGAGTTGATGCAGCAAGTTTTCAGCACAATCAATGAGCTGGCCCAAGAATTCGATGCCATGATTTTCCCCATGCATCCACGCACGCGGGCGGCCATGGAGCACTATGGCTTGAGCATGGATCTGCTCAGTCGGGTGCAGGTGCTTGATCCCGTCGAGCCATTTGAATCGCTGGCCTATGAAAAATACGCCAACATTATCATTACCGATAGCGGCTGTATTCAAGAAGAAGCCTATATTTTTGGCGTGCCCTGTGTGACGGTGCGCGATAACACCGAGCGGCCTGAAACGATCGATTCGGGCGCGAATGTGGTCACGGGCTTCGAGCCAGCCACAATTATCGCGGCTGTGCGCAATCAGCGAGCCAAAAAAGGCCAGCAATTTGCCCCGGTTTATGGTGAACGTGGGGTTGGCCAACGGATTGTGGAAACCTTGCAAACACATTTTCGCAGTTGGTCGGATTACTAA
- a CDS encoding ABC transporter ATP-binding protein — MGQASSLIRTTNLQRTYQMGKNTVQALAGVDLEIERGTFVALVGPSGSGKSTLLNVIGGLDRPSSGEVWVDDLELGHAPDKKLVSFRRDRVGFIFQSFNLLPTNQAWENVALPLMLAGRGRSERRKRAEHLLDQVGLGDRADHRPAELSGGQQQRVAIARALANDPVLILADEPTGNLDSRTGRDVLLLMQRLVREQQVTLLMVTHDMNAASYADRIVHMRDGIIEQIEIVERTAEAVA; from the coding sequence ATGGGTCAAGCTAGCTCATTAATTAGAACTACCAACCTCCAACGAACCTATCAAATGGGGAAAAATACTGTCCAGGCGTTGGCTGGCGTTGATTTGGAGATTGAACGCGGCACGTTTGTGGCATTGGTTGGGCCATCTGGCTCAGGCAAATCGACCTTATTAAATGTGATTGGTGGCCTTGATCGGCCAAGCTCAGGTGAAGTGTGGGTTGATGATTTGGAGCTTGGGCATGCCCCCGATAAAAAATTAGTCAGCTTTCGCCGCGATCGGGTTGGCTTTATTTTTCAGAGCTTTAATCTCTTGCCAACCAATCAAGCATGGGAAAATGTGGCCTTGCCCTTGATGTTAGCTGGCCGTGGTCGTAGCGAACGGCGCAAACGGGCTGAGCATTTGCTCGATCAAGTTGGGCTGGGCGATCGCGCCGATCACCGTCCGGCTGAGCTTTCGGGCGGGCAGCAACAACGGGTGGCAATTGCGCGGGCTTTGGCCAATGATCCGGTGTTGATTCTAGCCGATGAGCCAACGGGGAACCTGGATTCGCGCACTGGCCGCGATGTTTTATTGTTGATGCAACGGCTTGTACGCGAACAACAAGTGACCTTGCTGATGGTCACTCACGACATGAATGCTGCCTCGTATGCTGATCGCATTGTCCATATGCGCGATGGAATTATTGAGCAAATTGAAATTGTTGAACGAACGGCGGAGGCTGTAGCATGA
- a CDS encoding metallophosphatase family protein, giving the protein MQRICIVSDTHGKFDPRIEQLFVGAAAIVHAGDIGRAQPPIIERLGAIAPVTAVTGNVDWNTALDIYPINTTLEVQGIRIMIQHIGDIPKRWHRQLPQPLPHVVICGHSHIALIEEYQGVLFINPGSASQPRGQLGEPTVAFLDIQENGEFHAEIIPLKMAEFIKHAD; this is encoded by the coding sequence ATGGCAAGTTTGACCCACGAATCGAGCAGCTTTTTGTAGGCGCAGCAGCGATTGTACACGCAGGCGATATCGGGCGAGCACAGCCGCCGATCATCGAACGCTTGGGGGCGATTGCCCCGGTTACGGCGGTGACAGGTAACGTCGATTGGAATACAGCCCTCGATATTTACCCAATTAATACAACGCTTGAGGTGCAAGGCATTCGGATTATGATCCAGCATATTGGCGATATTCCCAAACGCTGGCATCGCCAATTGCCGCAACCCTTGCCCCATGTGGTGATTTGTGGCCATAGCCATATCGCTTTAATCGAAGAATATCAAGGGGTCTTGTTTATCAATCCTGGTTCAGCTTCGCAGCCACGCGGCCAACTCGGCGAGCCAACTGTAGCTTTCTTAGATATTCAAGAAAATGGCGAGTTTCACGCTGAAATTATTCCGCTCAAAATGGCCGAATTTATCAAACATGCCGATTAA